The region ATCCACCAGCTCACGCCGGCGCAGGCGCGGCGCGAATTCGACGACGCCTCGGCCGCGCTGGACCTGCCGCCCGAGCCGCTGGCGCGGGTCGAGGCCCTACTGCTCCCGACCCGCGACGGCCAGCGGCTCGATGCCCGCCTCTATGCGCCGCGCGCGCACGGCGACGGGCCGGCGCTGCCGGTGCTGCTGCATTTCCACAGCGGCGGCTTCACCGTGGGCAGCCTGGACTCGCATGCCGCGTTGTGCAGCTCGCTGGCGCAGCGCGCGCCGTGCGCGGTGCTGTCGGTGGCGTACCGGCTGGCGCCGGAGCATCGCTTCCCCACCGCGGCCCACGATGCCATCGACGCGCTGGCATGGCTGGGCTCGCATGCCGATACGCTCGGGCTGGACCCGGCCCGGATTGCCGTGGGCGGCGACAGCGCCGGCGGCACGCTCGCCGCCGTGCTGGCCCTGGCCGCGCGCGACAACCCGGCGTTGCCGCAGCCCTGCCTGCAGGTGCTGTGCTACGCGGGACTGGGGGGGCGCACCGACACCGATTCCCACCGCCGCTACGGCCAGGGCTACCTGCTCGATACGGAAACCATCGAATGGTTCTACCACCAGTACCTGCGCGATGCCGACGACCGCGGCGACTGGCGCTTCGCGCCGCTGCTCGCGCCCGATCATCGCGGCGTGGCGCCGGCCCTGCTGGTGCTGGCCGAATGCGACCCGCTGCGCGACGAGGGCCACGCCTACGCCCGCAAGCTGGCCGATGCCGGGGTACCGGTAACGGTGCGCGAGTATGCGGGCATGGTCCATGAGTTCCTGCGCATGGGCAATATCGTGGCCGATGCCGCGCAAGCGCATGAGGACATCGCCGACGCACTGGCGCAGGCTTTCGGAAGCGTGCCGGGCGGCCCGCATCCGCACATGGCAAGCCTAAATTCAGCACCCGCTGCCTCGTCTCGATAGGCATGACGGTCAGCGCCACACGTGCCGCCCGCAATGATCGTTTCGCCTGCACAGGACTTCGATGCCGACTACGCTCCTCCCCTTCCCTCGCCACGTTTCCTTCGCCGCGGACGCCGCGCTGCGCTGCGAAAGCCGCCACGACGGCGCCAGCCTGACCGTCACGCAGCCCGCCGCCGCGCCGGTGCGCTTCGCGCTGGACGGCGATGTCCTGCGGCTCCTCGATACCGAGGCCGATGCCGCCGCGCTGTCGCATGCCGCCATGGCGGCGCTGGACGCCGCGTTCGCGCACGGTGCGCCGCGCACCCTGCGCGTCCTGCTGGAGTCCCGCGAGGCCGAGCAACGGCTGCATGCGCTTGGCGTGCTGGTGCGCGACCCTTCCGGCGCGCGCGGCAGCGTGGCCCATGCCGGGCTGCTGTGGCAACGCCCCGAGCTGTACCTGGCGCCATCTGCCGGGCCGTATCCGCTGCGCTATGCGCTGACCGACGGCAAGCGCCATCCGCAGCGGGCGCCCAAGCCGCACGGCGTGGTCTATGCGCGCCATATCCCGTGGCTGGACCAGACGCTGACGCTGCGTGCCGCCGAGCTCGAGCGCGACCTGCCCCTGCTGCACCGCTGGATGAACGACCCCGACGTGGCGTATTTCTGGAACGAGGAAGGCGACGAGGCCAGGCACCGCGCCTACCTGCAGGGTCTGATCGACGATCCGCACATGATCCCGCTGGTCGCCGCGTTCGACGATGCCCCGTTCGGCTACTTCGAGGTGTACTGGGCCAAGGAGAACCGCATCGCGCCGTTCTACGACGCGCACGACCACGACCGTGGCTGGCATGTGCTGATCGGCGAGCCGGCCTTCCGCGGCAAGGCCTTCCTGACCGCGTGGTTCCCCGCGATCCAGCACTACCAGTTTCTCGACGATCCGCGCACCCAGCGCATCGTGGGCGAGCCGCGCGCGGACCATGTGCGCCAGATCGCCAACCTCGACAAGGCCGGCTTTTCCAAGGTCAAGGAGTTCGACTTCCCGCACAAGCGCGCCATGCTGGTGATGCTGCTGCGCGAGCGCTTCTTTGGCGAACACCTGCTGTTCCCTTCCCTGGCCCCCTCCCCGGCCTCTCCTTCGACTGCTCAGCAAGGACCGAACCCATGACGCTACGCGAGATTTCCCCGGCCGCCCATGACCTGATCGGCATCGGCTTCGGCCCGTCCAACCTGGCCCTGGCGATCGCGCTGCAGGAGCAGGCCGCGGCCGGCCGGCCGCTCGACGCGCACTTCATCGAGAAGCAACAGGACTACCAGTGGCACGGCAATACCCTGGTGGCCCAGAGCGAGATGCAGATCTCGTTCCTGAAGGACCTGGTGTCGATGCGCAACCCGACCAGCCCCTACAGCTTCATCAACTACCTGCACCGCCACGGGCGCCTGGTCGATTTCATCAACCTGCGCACCTTCTACCCCAGCCGCATGGAGTACAACGACTACCTGCGCTGGGCCGCCAGCCACTTTGCCGCGCAGTGCAGCCACGGCGAGGAAGTGGCGCGGGTCGAGCCGGAAACCCAAGGCGGGCGCATCGGGCGCGTGCGGGTGGTGTCGCTCGATGCGCAGGGCCGCGAACACACGCGGCTGGCGCGCGCCATCGTCTTGTCGACCGGCGGCACGCCGCGCATCCCGCAAGCCTTCGCCGGCCTGCGCGGCGATCCGCGCCTGACTCACCACAGCGGCTACCTGCGCTGGATCGGCACACAGCCGTGCGCGAGCGGCAAGCCGATGCGCATCGCCGTGATCGGCGCCGGCCAGAGCGCCGCCGAGGCCTTTATCGACCTGCACGACAACTATCCTTCGGTGAAGGTGGACTGGATCATCCGCGGCGCGGCACTGAAGCCGGCCGACGACAGTCCCTTCGTCAACGAGATCTTCGCGCCGGCCTATACCGATGTCGTGTTCGAGCAGGCGCAGGCGGGCCGCGACCGGCTGATCGACGAATACCTGAATACCAACTACTCGGTCATCGACGCCAACCTGATCGACCAGATCTACGCCATGCTGTACCGGCAAAAGGTGTGCGGGCAGTTCCGCGTCAACCTGCTGACCTGCAAGGCGGTGCAGGCCGCGCAAGGCAGCGCCGGCGGCCTCGAGCTGGCCATCGCCGCCACGGCGCCGGGTGCGCCGGCCGACACCGACACGCGCCGCTACGACGCCGTGGTGCTGGCCACCGGCTATGAGCGCGAAAGCCACCGCCGGCTGCTGGCGCCGCTGGCGCGCTACCTGGGCGACTTCAGCGTCGACCGCAACTATCGCGTGCTGGCAGCGCCCGAACTGGCGGTGCCGGTGTACCTGCAGGGCTTCTGCCAGAGCAGCCACGGGCTCAGCGACACGCTGCTGTCGGTGCTGCCCGCGCGCGCCGAGGAAATCGCCAGCGACATCCACGACGCGCTGGCCGGCGAGCGCCGCTGGATGGCCCAGCCCGTTCAGGCCGGCGGCACCCAGGCCATCGCCGCCGCGTAACCGTCCGGGCCGGCCA is a window of Cupriavidus taiwanensis LMG 19424 DNA encoding:
- a CDS encoding alpha/beta hydrolase; translated protein: MALHPDLEALLDMVEIATATGKRPVIHQLTPAQARREFDDASAALDLPPEPLARVEALLLPTRDGQRLDARLYAPRAHGDGPALPVLLHFHSGGFTVGSLDSHAALCSSLAQRAPCAVLSVAYRLAPEHRFPTAAHDAIDALAWLGSHADTLGLDPARIAVGGDSAGGTLAAVLALAARDNPALPQPCLQVLCYAGLGGRTDTDSHRRYGQGYLLDTETIEWFYHQYLRDADDRGDWRFAPLLAPDHRGVAPALLVLAECDPLRDEGHAYARKLADAGVPVTVREYAGMVHEFLRMGNIVADAAQAHEDIADALAQAFGSVPGGPHPHMASLNSAPAASSR
- a CDS encoding GNAT family N-acetyltransferase gives rise to the protein MPTTLLPFPRHVSFAADAALRCESRHDGASLTVTQPAAAPVRFALDGDVLRLLDTEADAAALSHAAMAALDAAFAHGAPRTLRVLLESREAEQRLHALGVLVRDPSGARGSVAHAGLLWQRPELYLAPSAGPYPLRYALTDGKRHPQRAPKPHGVVYARHIPWLDQTLTLRAAELERDLPLLHRWMNDPDVAYFWNEEGDEARHRAYLQGLIDDPHMIPLVAAFDDAPFGYFEVYWAKENRIAPFYDAHDHDRGWHVLIGEPAFRGKAFLTAWFPAIQHYQFLDDPRTQRIVGEPRADHVRQIANLDKAGFSKVKEFDFPHKRAMLVMLLRERFFGEHLLFPSLAPSPASPSTAQQGPNP
- a CDS encoding lysine N(6)-hydroxylase/L-ornithine N(5)-oxygenase family protein, which encodes MTLREISPAAHDLIGIGFGPSNLALAIALQEQAAAGRPLDAHFIEKQQDYQWHGNTLVAQSEMQISFLKDLVSMRNPTSPYSFINYLHRHGRLVDFINLRTFYPSRMEYNDYLRWAASHFAAQCSHGEEVARVEPETQGGRIGRVRVVSLDAQGREHTRLARAIVLSTGGTPRIPQAFAGLRGDPRLTHHSGYLRWIGTQPCASGKPMRIAVIGAGQSAAEAFIDLHDNYPSVKVDWIIRGAALKPADDSPFVNEIFAPAYTDVVFEQAQAGRDRLIDEYLNTNYSVIDANLIDQIYAMLYRQKVCGQFRVNLLTCKAVQAAQGSAGGLELAIAATAPGAPADTDTRRYDAVVLATGYERESHRRLLAPLARYLGDFSVDRNYRVLAAPELAVPVYLQGFCQSSHGLSDTLLSVLPARAEEIASDIHDALAGERRWMAQPVQAGGTQAIAAA